A stretch of the Aegilops tauschii subsp. strangulata cultivar AL8/78 chromosome 4, Aet v6.0, whole genome shotgun sequence genome encodes the following:
- the LOC109762267 gene encoding transcription factor VIP1: MDPRFPPPAPSSAGGAPRGHRRAHSETFIRFPDADLLLDPDSDFSFSDLDFPSLSDDSPAVSSDPTPPPPPLPPQQQGAAASPSPAPRPPGGGGAHMRSLSLDAAFFDGLALQGGGGGGAGHKRSGSMDGASSPSDGESALSGGLPDYAKKAIPAERLAELALLDPKRAKRILANRQSAARSKERKIKYTGELERKVQTLQTEATTLSAQLTLLQRDTSGLTVENRELKLRLQSMEEQAKLRDALNDALREEVQRLKIAAGQVPNMNGNPFGGGLQQHQQQQQQIPNYFSQQQMHYQGHPHHHPQNHSQNSSNGGQSLSGQSLSDSMDFM; the protein is encoded by the exons ATGGACCCTCGCttcccgccgccggcgccgtccTCTGCCGGTGGTGCGCCGCGCGGCCACCGGCGGGCCCACTCCGAGACCTTCATCCGCTTCCCCGACGCGGACCTGCTGCTCGACCCGGACAGCGACTTCTCCTTCTCCGACCTCGACTTCCCCTCCCTCTCCGACGACTCCCCCGCCGTCTCCTCCGACCCCACCCCGCCtcccccgccgctgccgccgcagCAGCAGGGGGCTGCCGCGtccccgtcgccggcgccgcGGCCGCCCGGTGGCGGGGGCGCGCATATGAGGAGCCTCTCGCTCGACGCCGCCTTCTTCGACGGCCTCGCGCTGcagggaggaggcggaggcggggcTGGGCATAAGAGGAGCGGCTCCATGGATGGAGCCAGCTCGCCGTCGGACGGCGAGTCTGCGCTGTCCGGTGGGCTGCCGGACTACGCCAAGAAGGCCATTCCCGCGGAAAGGCTCGCTGAACTCGCGCTCCTCGACCCCAAGCGCGCTAAGAG GATTCTGGCCAACAGGCAGTCGGCCGCGAGGTCCAAGGAGAGGAAGATCAAGTACACCGGCGAGCTGGAGAGGAAGGTGCAGACGCTGCAGACAGAGGCGACCACGCTCTCTGCACAGCTCACGCTTCTTCAG AGGGATACCTCCGGTTTAACTGTTGAGAACAGAGAGCTCAAACTCCGGTTGCAGTCCATGGAAGAACAAGCGAAACTTCGAGATG CTCTAAATGATGCCCTCAGAGAAGAAGTCCAGCGGCTTAAGATAGCGGCAGGTCAAGTTCCAAACATGAATGGAAACCCCTTCGGCGGAGGGCTGCAGCAGcatcagcaacagcagcagcagatTCCGAACTATTTCTCGCAGCAGCAGATGCACTACCAAGGTCATCCGCATCACCACCCCCAAAACCACTCCCAGAATTCTTCGAATGGAGGCCAGTCGCTGAGTGGTCAGTCTCTAAGCGACTCCATGGATTTCATGTGA
- the LOC109762270 gene encoding protein NODULATION SIGNALING PATHWAY 2-like has translation METMSYPCSPLLSLPTHEESNFFMWSPQVALHENATIHVDHPTDQQPDNVFLDTAVQDYANDWHQQDASDVGVFTYCDERIQGQESGNLVAIQEELMEENSLTDLLLTGAEAVEAGDPRFALAVFSRLDGLLLGSPENAAAGSFDRLAYHFAQGLRSRISSASTSCSLPEPLPSDRMSVQHIIQELSPFAKFAHFTANQAILDATKGDTHVHIVDLNIGEGIQWPSLMSDLARHGGMSFHLTAVTADADYSDGVHHASARRLSEFADSLNLPFQYSSLCLHSDEDLHEFSKNCKGSVILSCDTTGMPYKLLSKLPALLPACVKLLQPKLMVIVEEELVRVGKEASLCKASFVDFFFEALHHFTTVFESLASCFFGGNQGACLRLVEREMVGPRIQDFVGQYGSVTVEVTTPVVLERYGACDLSGCNVAQARMLVGLFNRGFEVVHEKGRLVLCWKSRPLTSVSVWAPILKERSS, from the coding sequence ATGGAGACCATGTCATATCCTTGTTCCCCTCTTCTCTCCCTCCCCACACATGAAGAGAGTAACTTTTTCATGTGGTCTCCTCAAGTAGCTCTCCACGAGAATGCCACCATCCATGTTGATCATCCCACTGATCAGCAACCTGATAATGTGTTCTTGGACACTGCAGTTCAAGATTATGCTAATGATTGGCATCAACAAGATGCTTCTGATGTTGGTGTGTTCACCTATTGTGATGAGAGGATTCAGGGCCAAGAGAGTGGCAACTTGGTCGCGATCCAGGAAGAGCTCATGGAGGAGAACAGTTTAACTGATCTCCTCCTCACTGGTGCAGAGGCGGTTGAGGCGGGGGATCCAAGATTTGCCTTGGCAGTGTTCTCGAGGCTTGATGGCCTCCTCCTTGGCAGCCCTGAAAATGCAGCAGCCGGCTCTTTTGATCGCCTGGCCTACCACTTTGCCCAAGGTCTGCGGTCCCGGATCTCCAGTGCAAGCACCAGTTGCTCTCTGCCGGAGCCACTGCCGTCTGATAGAATGTCGGTGCAACATATTATACAAGAGCTGTCGCCGTTTGCCAAGTTTGCGCACTTCACTGCCAACCAGGCCATTCTAGACGCCACCAAGGGCGATACACATGTGCACATCGTCGACCTGAACATTGGTGAGGGCATCCAGTGGCCATCGCTCATGTCAGATCTTGCCCGTCATGGTGGCATGTCATTCCACCTCACGGCGGTCACAGCAGACGCCGACTACAGCGACGGCGTTCACCATGCATCTGCGCGGCGGCTCTCGGAGTTCGCGGACTCCTTGAACCTTCCTTTCCAGTACAGCTCTCTCTGTTTACACAGTGATGAAGACCTGCATGAATTCTCCAAGAACTGTAAAGGCTCGGTGATCCTCTCATGTGACACAACAGGCATGCCTTACAAGTTGCTGAGCAAGTTACCGGCACTCCTACCTGCCTGTGTTAAACTGTTACAGCCAAAGTTAATGGTCATCGTAGAAGAGGAGCTGGTTAGAGTCGGAAAGGAGGCGTCTCTATGTAAGGCCTCCTTTGTCGACTTCTTCTTCGAGGCATTGCACCACTTTACCACGGTGTTCGAGTCACTGGCGAGCTGCTTCTTTGGTGGTAACCAGGGGGCGTGCCTGAGACTTGTGGAGAGGGAGATGGTGGGGCCAAGGATACAGGACTTTGTGGGGCAGTATGGGTCTGTGACAGTTGAGGTCACTACTCCTGTGGTTTTGGAAAGGTATGGGGCTTGTGACCTGAGTGGCTGCAATGTTGCTCAAGCCAGGATGCTGGTTGGGTTGTTCAATAGGGGGTTTGAGGTTGTGCATGAGAAGGGTAGGCTTGTGTTGTGCTGGAAGTCCAGGCCACTGACCTCTGTGTCTGTTTGGGCTCCAATCTTAAAAGAAAGAAGCTCATGA